The Terriglobia bacterium nucleotide sequence CTCGCGCCAACACTGCCGGCAGTCAAGACCAAGAACAGCGTTGTCAACAGACGATTCATGGCTTTCACCTTTGCTGGATCGGGCATTTTAACTGCTGGATCGGGCATTTTATCGCACTTTCAAATCGTCTTTGCATCGGCGGCGAAGGGTGCCGTCCGGCGGCGCGCTGCAGTCCCCCGAGTCCAGCATCGCTGGCCGATTACTCAAGTACAGCATCTATCTGAGTGCTGAATGCTGATTGCTGAATGCTGTTTTTGCGTTACAATCTCGGCATGCCTTTCCGTCCGCCTTCACCTGGTTTTTCCGCCAAGAAACCGGCCAAAACGCCGCCCCCCGACGATACCGGCATGGAGCCCGCGTACCTGAAAGCTCTGGGCGAAAAACAAACGCCGGTGGCGGTGAAGCTGCTGTCCGGCGAGCAGTTCTACGGCTGGATCGAGTACTACGACGTGGCCATGGTCCGCCTCACCCGCGATGACGGCCCCAATTTGTTCATCTTCAAGCATGAAATCATGTTCATTGCGGAAGATAACGGGCGCCGCGCCCGCTGATGCCCCAGCCGTCCCACGACTTTTTGCCACCCATGCAGGAACTGGCGCGCGAAGCCGGCGCGCTGCTGATGTCGTTTTTCGGCAAAGTCTCCATCGAGTACAAAGGCGAAGCCGACCTGGTGACCAAAGCTGACCGCGCTGCGGAAAAGCTGATCGTCGAGCGCATCCGCAAGCAGTGGCCGCACCACGACCTGCTGGGCGAAGAAGGCAGCCGCACCGAAACCGGTAGCGACTATCGCTGGTACATTGATCCCCTTGACGGCACCACCAACTTTGCCCACGGCTACCCGGTATTCTGCGTCTCGCTGGGACTGGACTACAAAGGTGAACGCATCGCCGGCGTGATCTTTGATCCCTGTCGCGACGAAATGTTCGCCGCGGAGAAGGGAAGCGGTGCGCAGCTGATTTCAGGACGTCCCGGTACGCCAGTTCCCAGTGGTCAGCTTTCCGGTGAACGACTGCCTAGTGATCAGCTTTCCGGCGGGCCAACTCCCGGCGGGCAGCTTGAAGCCCGCGCCATCCGCGTTTCCCCGACCGC carries:
- a CDS encoding RNA chaperone Hfq; translated protein: MPFRPPSPGFSAKKPAKTPPPDDTGMEPAYLKALGEKQTPVAVKLLSGEQFYGWIEYYDVAMVRLTRDDGPNLFIFKHEIMFIAEDNGRRAR
- a CDS encoding inositol monophosphatase, which encodes MPQPSHDFLPPMQELAREAGALLMSFFGKVSIEYKGEADLVTKADRAAEKLIVERIRKQWPHHDLLGEEGSRTETGSDYRWYIDPLDGTTNFAHGYPVFCVSLGLDYKGERIAGVIFDPCRDEMFAAEKGSGAQLISGRPGTPVPSGQLSGERLPSDQLSGGPTPGGQLEARAIRVSPTAHLVESLIATGFPSYKRHKNPNIHFYHQLTLRSHGVRRAGSAALDLCYVACGRYDAFWEFNLNPWDTAAGVLIVQEAGGAVTNFSGGPFTIDSQQVLASNTLLHDELLKEFAAIFAGRVEGLPSVEEYQRSR